Part of the Pseudomonas abietaniphila genome is shown below.
AACTCGATCCGAACCTGGACCACGAGTCCCCGTTGCACGAGCTGTTCGCCGACCAGCTGGCGAGCGCCGACCTGGTCATCCTCAACAAGGCCGACATGCTCGATGCTGCTGCATTGGCCGCTGTGCGCGCTGAAGTGGCCGAAGAGTTGCCACCTGCGGTCAAAGTCATCGAAGCCAGCAAGGGCCAGTTGCCGATCAGCGTCCTGCTGGGGCTGGGCGCCGAGTCCGAGCTGCACATCGACGGCCGCAAAACGCACCACGATCATCACGACGGCGACGACCACGATGATCATGACCACGACGCGTTCGACTCGATTTCCATCTCGCTGCCGCAAGCCGACGAAGCACTGTTGCTCGACGCCCTGACCCAGGCGGTTGTCCAGCACGGCATCCTGCGCGTCAAAGGTTTCGCCGCGATTCCCGGCAAACCGATGCGTTTGCTGGTGCAGGGCGTAGGCACCCGTTTCGACAAGCACTTCGACCGTGCCTGGAAAGCGGACGAAGAGCGCCTGACCCATCTGGTGCTGATCGGCCAGGAACTCGACGCTGGCGTGCTTGAGTCCCAATTGCGCGCTGCCGTCACGGCGGCCGAGATCAAAGGCTAAGCCATGCACCTGCTGCGCACCCAGCCCGGTGGCTTTGTCCCCGACGACAGCATCGCTGACCTTGGACAGACCCCCGCCGAGCTGGTGATTCTGTGCAGCGGCGATTCCCAGCTGGCATTGCTCGCGGAAACCGCGCAGCAATT
Proteins encoded:
- the cobW gene encoding cobalamin biosynthesis protein CobW, with the translated sequence MKTLAKLPVTIVTGFLGSGKTTLLRHMLDNAEGRRIAVIVNEFGELGIDGEILKQCTIGCTEEEANGRVYELANGCLCCTVQEEFFPVMQELVARRGDLDHILIETSGLALPKPLVQAFQWPEIRNACTVDAVITVVDSPAVVAGTFAAFPDQVDAQRKLDPNLDHESPLHELFADQLASADLVILNKADMLDAAALAAVRAEVAEELPPAVKVIEASKGQLPISVLLGLGAESELHIDGRKTHHDHHDGDDHDDHDHDAFDSISISLPQADEALLLDALTQAVVQHGILRVKGFAAIPGKPMRLLVQGVGTRFDKHFDRAWKADEERLTHLVLIGQELDAGVLESQLRAAVTAAEIKG